One Baekduia alba genomic window, TGGATCGCCTCCACCTGCGCGGACGTGTCGCGCACGGGATGGAGCACGAGGCCGATGCGATGGATCGCCATGGGCCCACGGTAGCTCGCGTGCCGATCCGGCCCGCGGGCCGCGCGGCCGCTACTTGCCGGTCGTGCGGTGCATCGCGGCGCGCCGGTGCCCGGCCCGCGCTTGCCCGGGTCCCGAGCCGGCGCGCGCGGCACCGCGGACGCCGCCGGGCGTGCGGCGGATGAGCATCTGCAGCGCGGTGTCGTCGGGGCCAGCCTCCTCGCGCTCGGTCAAGTCCTTCAACTCGACCGTCCGCATCACCGGCCCGCGGTCGCGGTCGACCACGGCGACGATCGCCTTCGCGCCGCTGGGGACGTCGAAGACGATGCCATCGGTCTCCCGGCGCCCCGTGGCGACCTTGACGAGATCTCCTGCCTCCGTCTTCTCCATGCCACGAGCCTACCGGGCAGACGGCCGCGCTCAGAGATCGAGGACCAGGGCCTCGGCCGGGCGGCTGCAGCAGACCAGGACGCGGTCGCCCTCCGGCTGCTCCAGCGGCGCGGTCGTGTAGGTGACCGAGCCGGCCACCAGGCCGCTCTCGCAGGTGTGGCAGACGCCGGTGCGGCAGCCGAACCCGACGGGGACGTCGCACGCCTCGGCGAGGTCGAGCAGGCTCGGGAACCGGTCGTCCCAGGCGACGGCCAGGCCGCTGCGGCCGAACGTGACGGCCGGGCCGCCTCCCGGAGGACCCGCGGGCGCATGCGGCGGCCGCGCCGCGCCGGCGACGATGCCCGACCGGATGACCGGGACGCTGCCGAACGCCTCGGTCGCGACGCGGTCGGGCAGCACGCCGCGGGCCGTGAGCGCGGCCGACAGGGCGTGCATGAACCCGTCCGGCCCGCAGAGGTAGTAGTCGGCCTCCTTGGGGACCCCCGCGCGCTCGAGCGCGGCGAGGTCGAGCCGTCCGGCGATGTCATAGTCCTTGCCTTCGCCCGCCGCGTCGGTCGGTCGGCTGTAGGCGATCAGGTGCCGGGCCGCGGGCAGCTGCACCAGCAGCGCCTGCGCCTCGCGCGCGAAGGCGTGCGCGCGGGCGTCGCGCGCGCCGTGGATCCACCAGACCTCCCGGCGGCTGCGCTCGCGGACGAGCTGGTGCAGCATGGCCAGCACCGGGGTCGCGCCGACGCCGGCGCTGATCAGGACGACCGGGTCCGCCCCCGCGCGCAGCACGAACGACCCGCGCGGCGCGGCGACGTCGAGCACGGCGCCGACCCCGACGCGCTCGTGCAGGAAGCGGCTGACGACGCCGTCGCGCTTGACGCTGATGCGCAGGCCGCCCTCGTCGGCGAACGTGGAGAGCGAGTAGCTGCGCACCAGCGCGGGCGCGTCCGGGCGCGGGCGCACGCGCACGGTCAGGTACTGGCCCGCCTGGGCGCCGGGCGGCGCGGGGCCGTCGGCCGGGACCAGCAAGAACGACATGATGGCGTCGCTCTCGCGGTCGACCCGCGTCACGCGCATCGGCCGGAAGCCGCTCCAGGCCGGAGCGTGAGCGGCCGCGCCGTCGGCGGCCGCCAGGAGCTGGCCGAAGCTGCCCTTCCAGCCCTCGCTGAGCGCCGGGACCCGCAGGGCCCGCTCGAGCAGCGCGCGCGACCGGTTGGGCAGGTAGAGCAGCCCGTCGACGTCGGCGACCGTGAGCTGCTCGGGCCCGTCGGCGACCTTGACGACCGCGTCGCCCGCCTCGACCTCGCCCTCCTCGAGCACCCGGAGGTAGAAGCCGGGCCGGTGATGGGCGACGAGCAGCGACGGCATGTCGGCCACGTCCAGCCGGATCGCGACGCGGTAGCACGTGACGCGCGGCTGGGTGACCTCGAAGAGCGCGCCGCCGATGCGGTAGCGATCCCCGATGCAGACCTCGTCGTCGGCGAGCCCCTCCACGGTGAAGTTCTCGCCGAACTGCCCGTAGGTGAAGTCGTCGCGCCCCAGCTCGCGCTCCCAGTACCTGTAGGACTCGATCTGGTAGACGAACACCGCGCGGTGCTCGCCGCCGTGCGCCACGCGGTCGGCCTGGTCGTCGCCGTCGATGTTGATGCGGCGGACCGTCCGCGGCCCCTCGACCGGCGCCTTCCAGATCGCCGTCCGCACGGTCTTGCCCTCCCACTCCACCTCACGCGGGCGACCGACGTTGACCGACAGCAGCCGGGCTTCGGGCTGCGCGCTCACCGCCGGAGCACCCTGCGTCCGAACGCACGCCCGATCGTCACCGGGTGGTTGAGCACGATCGCGATCCGGCCGCGCAGCGTCAGCGGGTCGTGCGCGATCCCCAGCTGGCGCAGGATCGCCGCGGAGTCGAAGTAGACGCGCTCGCAGACGATGCGGTCGGTGCCCGGCGCGAAGGCGAAGATCGCCAGCGTCCGGTTGGTGAAGGCGCGGCCGGTGGCCGGCAGCCCGCGGAACGCGCCGAGGTGCGTGCCCATCAGGTCGAACTCGACGATGATCGCGTCGTCGGCCTGGTAGAGCTCGACCAGCGTGTTGCGCTGGTCGGGGAACGCGGTGCGCGTCTCGTCGAAGTAGGCCATCACCTCGTCCGGGCCGTCGAAGACGTCGCCGGTCGGGATGATCTCGTAGCGCGGATGGCCGAAGGTCCCGAGCGTGACGTCGAACTCGTGGCGGTTCTCGGACTCCATGTGCTCGCGCACGACGGCTTCGCGACGCTCGGCCAGCGGGAGGGAAGACGACATCCGCCGACCCTAACGCCGGCCTACCCCGGCGGCGCGGTGGTCGTCTGCGGCACGGTCGTCGTCGTTGGCGTCGTCGTCGTTGGCGTCGTGGTCGTCGTGGTCGTCGACGGCGCCGTCTCGGACGGCGGCGCCGGAGGCGTGCCCGGCGCGTCGAGGATCCGGCCCGACGGCGACAGCCGCAGCGCCCGCGAGCCGAAGTCCAGGCGCGACACCCCCGCGACCAGCCCGACCGCGGCGTGA contains:
- a CDS encoding MOSC and FAD-binding oxidoreductase domain-containing protein, whose product is MSAQPEARLLSVNVGRPREVEWEGKTVRTAIWKAPVEGPRTVRRINIDGDDQADRVAHGGEHRAVFVYQIESYRYWERELGRDDFTYGQFGENFTVEGLADDEVCIGDRYRIGGALFEVTQPRVTCYRVAIRLDVADMPSLLVAHHRPGFYLRVLEEGEVEAGDAVVKVADGPEQLTVADVDGLLYLPNRSRALLERALRVPALSEGWKGSFGQLLAAADGAAAHAPAWSGFRPMRVTRVDRESDAIMSFLLVPADGPAPPGAQAGQYLTVRVRPRPDAPALVRSYSLSTFADEGGLRISVKRDGVVSRFLHERVGVGAVLDVAAPRGSFVLRAGADPVVLISAGVGATPVLAMLHQLVRERSRREVWWIHGARDARAHAFAREAQALLVQLPAARHLIAYSRPTDAAGEGKDYDIAGRLDLAALERAGVPKEADYYLCGPDGFMHALSAALTARGVLPDRVATEAFGSVPVIRSGIVAGAARPPHAPAGPPGGGPAVTFGRSGLAVAWDDRFPSLLDLAEACDVPVGFGCRTGVCHTCESGLVAGSVTYTTAPLEQPEGDRVLVCCSRPAEALVLDL
- a CDS encoding ester cyclase, with product MSSSLPLAERREAVVREHMESENRHEFDVTLGTFGHPRYEIIPTGDVFDGPDEVMAYFDETRTAFPDQRNTLVELYQADDAIIVEFDLMGTHLGAFRGLPATGRAFTNRTLAIFAFAPGTDRIVCERVYFDSAAILRQLGIAHDPLTLRGRIAIVLNHPVTIGRAFGRRVLRR